From a single Lytechinus variegatus isolate NC3 chromosome 9, Lvar_3.0, whole genome shotgun sequence genomic region:
- the LOC121421097 gene encoding ankyrin repeat, PH and SEC7 domain containing protein secG-like isoform X2: protein MADNKGITPLHSASVNGHLDVVKYLIDQGAQANTADNKGVTPLHRASINGHLDVVKYLIDQGAQADTADNDGITPLHGASLNGHLDVVKYLIDQGAQANTMNTASNAGVTPLNIASFNGHLDVVKYLIDQGAQANTADNEGVTPIHSASLNGHLDVVKYLIDQGVQANTADNEGVTPIHGASLNGHLDVVKYLIDQGAQANTADNTGITPLYNASLNGHLDVVKYLIDQGVQANTADNEGVTPIHGASLNGHLDVVKYLIDQGAQADTADNDGGTPLYYASDPGHLDVVKYLIDQGAKANTADNKGVTPLHRASFNGHIDVVKYLIDQGAQADTADKDGKTPLHYASHPGHLDVVKYLIDHGAQANTADNEGTTSLHRASFNGHLDVVKYLIDQGAQADTANDQGMTPLSYASQTGYLDVVKYLTDQGAQTALHPASRGGHSNVGRYLKSEQARLGSGLKGKT, encoded by the exons ATGGCTGATAATAAGGGTATCACTCCTctccacagtgcatcagtcaatggtcatcttgatgtcgtgAAATATCTCATTGATCAAGGAGCACAAGCTAATACGGCTGATAATAAGGGTGTCACACCTCTCCACAGGGCATCAAtcaatggtcatcttgatgtcgtgAAGTATCTCATTGATCAAGGAGCACAAGCTGATACGGCTGATAATGATGGTATCACCCCTCTCCACGGTGCATCAttgaatggtcatcttgatgtcgtgAAATATCTCATTGATCAAGGAGCACAAGCTAATACCATGAATACGGCTAGTAATGCCGGTGTCACACCTCTCAACATTGCATCATtcaatg gtcatcttgatgtcgtgAAATATCTCATTGATCAAGGAGCACAAGCTAATACGGCTGATAATGAGGGAGTCACACCTATCCACAGTGCATCACtcaatggtcatcttgatgtcgtgAAATATCTCATTGATCAAGGAGTACAAGCTAATACGGCTGATAATGAGGGAGTCACACCTATCCACGGTGCATCACtcaatggtcatcttgatgtcgtgAAATATCTCATTGATCAAGGAGCACAAGCTAATACGGCTGATAATACGGGTATCACACCTCTCTACAATGCATCAttgaatggtcatcttgatgtcgtgAAATATCTCATTGATCAAGGAGTACAAGCTAATACGGCTGATAATGAGGGAGTCACACCTATCCACGGTGCATCACtcaatggtcatcttgatgtcgtgAAATATCTCATTGATCAAGGAGCACAAGCTGATACGGCTGATAATGATGGTGGAACACCTCTCTACTATGCATCAGACCCgggtcatcttgatgtcgtaAAATATCTCATTGATCAAGGAGCAAAAGCTAATACGGCTGATAATAAGGGTGTCACACCTCTCCACAGGGCATCATTCAATGGTCATATTGATGTCGTGAAATATCTCATTGATCAAGGAGCACAAGCTGATACGGCTGATAAAGATGGTAAAACACCTCTCCACTATGCATCACACCCgggtcatcttgatgtcgtgAAATATCTCATTGATCATGGAGCACAAGCTAATACGGCTGATAATGAGGGTACTACATCTCTCCACAGGGCATCATtcaatggtcatcttgatgtcgtgAAGTATCTCATTGATCAAGGAGCACAAGCTGATACGGCTAATGATCAAGGTATGACACCTCTCAGCTATGCATCACAGACGGGATATCTTGATGTCGTGAAATATCTCACTGATCAAGGAGCACAAACAGCTCTCCACCCGGCATCTCGGGGCGGTCACAGCAACGTTGGTCGGTATCTCAAGAGTGAACAAGCAAGATTAGGGTCCGGATTAAAAGGTAAAACATAA
- the LOC121421097 gene encoding ankyrin repeat, PH and SEC7 domain containing protein secG-like isoform X1 — protein sequence MADNKGITPLHSASVNGHLDVVKYLIDQGAQANTADNKGVTPLHRASINGHLDVVKYLIDQGAQADTADNDGITPLHGASLNGHLDVVKYLIDQGAQANTMNTASNAGVTPLNIASFNGHLDVVKYLIDQGAQANTADNEGVTPIHGASLNGHLDVVKYLIDQGAQANTADNEGVTPIHSASLNGHLDVVKYLIDQGVQANTADNEGVTPIHGASLNGHLDVVKYLIDQGAQANTADNTGITPLYNASLNGHLDVVKYLIDQGVQANTADNEGVTPIHGASLNGHLDVVKYLIDQGAQADTADNDGGTPLYYASDPGHLDVVKYLIDQGAKANTADNKGVTPLHRASFNGHIDVVKYLIDQGAQADTADKDGKTPLHYASHPGHLDVVKYLIDHGAQANTADNEGTTSLHRASFNGHLDVVKYLIDQGAQADTANDQGMTPLSYASQTGYLDVVKYLTDQGAQTALHPASRGGHSNVGRYLKSEQARLGSGLKGKT from the coding sequence ATGGCTGATAATAAGGGTATCACTCCTctccacagtgcatcagtcaatggtcatcttgatgtcgtgAAATATCTCATTGATCAAGGAGCACAAGCTAATACGGCTGATAATAAGGGTGTCACACCTCTCCACAGGGCATCAAtcaatggtcatcttgatgtcgtgAAGTATCTCATTGATCAAGGAGCACAAGCTGATACGGCTGATAATGATGGTATCACCCCTCTCCACGGTGCATCAttgaatggtcatcttgatgtcgtgAAATATCTCATTGATCAAGGAGCACAAGCTAATACCATGAATACGGCTAGTAATGCCGGTGTCACACCTCTCAACATTGCATCATtcaatggtcatcttgatgtcgtgAAATATCTCATTGATCAAGGAGCACAAGCTAATACGGCTGATAATGAGGGAGTCACACCTATCCACGGTGCATCACtcaatggtcatcttgatgtcgtgAAATATCTCATTGATCAAGGAGCACAAGCTAATACGGCTGATAATGAGGGAGTCACACCTATCCACAGTGCATCACtcaatggtcatcttgatgtcgtgAAATATCTCATTGATCAAGGAGTACAAGCTAATACGGCTGATAATGAGGGAGTCACACCTATCCACGGTGCATCACtcaatggtcatcttgatgtcgtgAAATATCTCATTGATCAAGGAGCACAAGCTAATACGGCTGATAATACGGGTATCACACCTCTCTACAATGCATCAttgaatggtcatcttgatgtcgtgAAATATCTCATTGATCAAGGAGTACAAGCTAATACGGCTGATAATGAGGGAGTCACACCTATCCACGGTGCATCACtcaatggtcatcttgatgtcgtgAAATATCTCATTGATCAAGGAGCACAAGCTGATACGGCTGATAATGATGGTGGAACACCTCTCTACTATGCATCAGACCCgggtcatcttgatgtcgtaAAATATCTCATTGATCAAGGAGCAAAAGCTAATACGGCTGATAATAAGGGTGTCACACCTCTCCACAGGGCATCATTCAATGGTCATATTGATGTCGTGAAATATCTCATTGATCAAGGAGCACAAGCTGATACGGCTGATAAAGATGGTAAAACACCTCTCCACTATGCATCACACCCgggtcatcttgatgtcgtgAAATATCTCATTGATCATGGAGCACAAGCTAATACGGCTGATAATGAGGGTACTACATCTCTCCACAGGGCATCATtcaatggtcatcttgatgtcgtgAAGTATCTCATTGATCAAGGAGCACAAGCTGATACGGCTAATGATCAAGGTATGACACCTCTCAGCTATGCATCACAGACGGGATATCTTGATGTCGTGAAATATCTCACTGATCAAGGAGCACAAACAGCTCTCCACCCGGCATCTCGGGGCGGTCACAGCAACGTTGGTCGGTATCTCAAGAGTGAACAAGCAAGATTAGGGTCCGGATTAAAAGGTAAAACATAA